Proteins co-encoded in one Meiothermus sp. genomic window:
- the accD gene encoding acetyl-CoA carboxylase, carboxyltransferase subunit beta produces the protein MALERLFRRRRAQGEARDIPELWVKCPKCDAQIYKKDLESNLHVCPKCEHHLRLSADRRIEMLADAGSFEQITGLKPTDPLGFVDTEPYPRRLERYQKEAGRPDAIVGGRCTIGGVESVLLVMDYAFAGGSMGSVVGEEITRGIELAARENRAVVIVSVSGGARMQEAALSLMQMAKTTLALDRLWAKKLPYVSILTDPTTGGVTASFAAIADVILAEPGALIGFAGPRVIKQTIRQDLPEGFQRSEFLLKHGMVDQVVDRRRLKETVARILKLLHPRTVNHAG, from the coding sequence ATGGCCTTAGAGCGGCTTTTCCGTCGTCGCCGGGCGCAGGGCGAGGCAAGGGACATCCCCGAGCTGTGGGTCAAGTGCCCCAAGTGCGACGCGCAAATATACAAGAAGGATCTCGAAAGCAACCTGCACGTCTGCCCCAAGTGCGAGCACCACCTGCGGCTCTCTGCCGACAGGCGCATCGAGATGCTGGCCGATGCGGGCAGCTTTGAGCAGATTACCGGCCTCAAACCCACCGACCCCCTGGGCTTCGTTGACACCGAACCCTACCCAAGGCGGCTCGAGCGCTACCAGAAAGAAGCCGGGCGCCCCGACGCCATCGTGGGGGGGCGCTGCACCATTGGGGGTGTGGAAAGCGTGCTGCTGGTGATGGACTACGCCTTTGCCGGAGGTTCGATGGGCAGCGTGGTGGGCGAGGAAATTACCCGTGGCATCGAACTGGCCGCCCGGGAGAACCGGGCGGTGGTGATCGTCTCGGTCTCGGGTGGGGCCCGGATGCAGGAAGCGGCTTTATCCCTGATGCAGATGGCCAAGACTACCCTGGCCCTCGACCGGCTGTGGGCCAAGAAACTGCCCTACGTCTCCATCCTCACCGACCCCACCACCGGCGGGGTAACCGCCAGCTTCGCGGCCATCGCCGACGTTATTCTGGCCGAGCCCGGGGCCCTGATTGGCTTTGCCGGGCCTCGAGTGATTAAGCAAACCATCCGTCAGGATCTGCCCGAGGGCTTCCAGCGCTCGGAGTTTCTGCTCAAGCACGGCATGGTAGACCAGGTTGTAGATCGGCGCCGGCTCAAGGAAACCGTAGCGCGCATCCTCAAGTTGCTGCACCCCAGGACGGTGAACCATGCAGGGTAG
- a CDS encoding HAD family phosphatase, protein MHALIFDFDGTILDTEKSEFQAWQEVYQAHGAELTLEYWLPFIGNNSIPFDPVGNLEQLVGMPLDKESIERWVDERKQSLNQSLQPLPGVLDYLEAAQAMGLKLAVASSSRRVWVEEHLERLGLLGYFQVIRTKEDVAMTKPDPALFLRAAEGLGVLPQETIVLEDSLNGVRAAKLAGAFTVAVPNALTQHLDLGQADLVLTRLDDLALWDLLRIARQKGGAGLLPVV, encoded by the coding sequence ATGCATGCCCTCATCTTCGATTTCGACGGCACCATCCTGGACACCGAAAAGAGCGAGTTTCAGGCCTGGCAGGAGGTGTACCAGGCCCATGGGGCCGAGCTAACGCTAGAGTACTGGCTTCCTTTCATCGGCAACAACTCCATCCCCTTCGACCCAGTCGGCAACCTGGAGCAGCTTGTGGGTATGCCGCTGGACAAGGAAAGCATCGAGCGCTGGGTGGACGAGCGCAAGCAAAGCCTCAACCAGTCGCTCCAGCCCTTACCGGGGGTGCTGGACTACCTCGAGGCCGCCCAGGCCATGGGCCTCAAGCTGGCCGTAGCCAGCAGCTCGAGGCGGGTCTGGGTGGAGGAGCATCTGGAACGGCTGGGCTTGCTGGGGTATTTCCAGGTCATCCGCACCAAGGAAGATGTGGCCATGACCAAACCCGACCCCGCACTATTTTTACGGGCTGCCGAGGGACTGGGGGTTTTGCCCCAGGAGACCATCGTGCTCGAGGACTCCCTGAACGGGGTGCGGGCCGCCAAGTTGGCGGGGGCCTTTACGGTGGCCGTCCCCAACGCTCTCACCCAGCACCTCGACCTGGGCCAGGCCGACCTGGTGCTCACCCGCCTGGACGACCTGGCGCTGTGGGACCTACTGCGCATTGCCCGGCAAAAGGGTGGTGCAGGGCTACTCCCCGTTGTTTAG
- the phnC gene encoding phosphonate ABC transporter ATP-binding protein → MIEVRNLNQTFQTAKGPLQVLMDVNLEIAPGDFVAVIGRSGAGKSTFLRTLNGLLIPTSGSVIVNGTDITKLPKRELQKYRRTVGFIFQQFNLVSRLSALDNVLHGRLGYLPTWRGLLGLYGEADYQIARQQLERVDLAAKENARVDSLSGGQQQRVAIARAMAQQPTLMLADEPAANLDPVLSEEVMRTLKRFNEQDGVTVVINIHALDLALKYAKRIIAFKRGRLVFDGPPAQLSEAMVDDLYERKEMLA, encoded by the coding sequence ATGATTGAAGTTCGAAACCTTAACCAAACCTTTCAAACCGCCAAGGGGCCCTTGCAGGTTCTGATGGATGTTAACCTCGAGATTGCTCCTGGGGATTTCGTGGCGGTGATCGGGCGCTCGGGGGCTGGTAAGAGCACCTTTTTGCGCACCCTCAATGGTCTGCTGATTCCCACCTCAGGCTCGGTGATCGTCAACGGTACCGATATCACCAAGCTGCCCAAGCGCGAGTTGCAGAAGTACCGTCGCACGGTGGGCTTTATCTTTCAGCAGTTTAACCTGGTCAGCCGTCTGAGCGCCCTGGACAACGTGTTACATGGCCGGCTGGGCTACCTGCCCACCTGGCGCGGCTTGCTGGGGTTGTACGGCGAGGCCGACTACCAGATTGCCCGCCAGCAGCTCGAGCGCGTCGACCTGGCCGCAAAAGAGAATGCTCGAGTGGACTCGCTCTCGGGCGGGCAGCAGCAACGGGTGGCCATCGCCCGGGCCATGGCCCAGCAACCCACCCTGATGCTGGCCGACGAGCCCGCGGCCAACCTCGACCCGGTGCTCTCGGAGGAGGTGATGCGCACCCTCAAGCGCTTCAACGAGCAGGACGGGGTCACGGTGGTGATCAACATCCACGCCCTCGACCTGGCCCTGAAGTACGCCAAGCGCATCATCGCCTTCAAGCGGGGGCGGCTGGTCTTCGATGGGCCGCCCGCCCAGCTATCTGAAGCCATGGTAGACGATCTGTACGAACGCAAGGAGATGCTGGCATGA
- a CDS encoding acetyl-CoA carboxylase carboxyltransferase subunit alpha has translation MPLEFEKPIEELEAKIAELEGFAASSGVDLSGELQVLRERLAQLKSETFDNLSRWERVQLARAPGRPTTLDVIGGIMTEFVELYGDRTFGEDPAVVGGLARFEGTSVVVVGHQKGRDTKENIRRNFAMPHPEGYRKAMRLMDLADRFGRPFIAFIDTPGAYPGISAEERGQAWVIAQSIQRMARLRVPAIAVILGEGGSGGALAIGVGNRVLILENAWYSVISPESCAAILWRDAKEAAKAAEALKLSAPDLLSLGIVDRIIPEPSGGAHRNPGATLANIKQALTTTLGELSSLNPEELFEDRYRRFRGLGRYQT, from the coding sequence ATGCCGCTTGAGTTCGAGAAGCCAATCGAGGAGCTCGAGGCCAAAATCGCCGAGCTCGAGGGGTTCGCCGCTAGCAGCGGGGTAGATCTGTCCGGCGAGCTTCAAGTTCTGCGGGAACGCCTGGCCCAGCTCAAATCGGAGACCTTCGACAACCTGTCCCGCTGGGAGCGGGTACAGCTGGCCCGCGCCCCCGGACGTCCCACCACCCTCGACGTGATCGGGGGCATCATGACCGAGTTTGTAGAGCTGTATGGGGATCGAACCTTTGGCGAGGATCCCGCAGTGGTAGGGGGCCTGGCCCGCTTTGAGGGCACCTCGGTGGTGGTGGTGGGCCACCAGAAAGGCCGCGACACCAAGGAAAACATCCGGCGTAACTTTGCCATGCCCCACCCCGAAGGCTACCGCAAAGCCATGCGGCTAATGGATCTGGCCGACCGCTTCGGACGGCCCTTCATCGCCTTCATCGACACCCCCGGCGCCTACCCCGGCATCTCTGCGGAGGAGCGCGGCCAGGCCTGGGTGATCGCCCAGAGCATTCAGCGCATGGCCCGCCTAAGGGTGCCGGCCATCGCGGTCATCCTGGGCGAGGGCGGCTCGGGTGGGGCCCTGGCCATTGGCGTAGGCAACCGCGTGCTGATTCTGGAAAATGCCTGGTACTCGGTGATCTCGCCGGAGTCCTGTGCGGCCATTCTCTGGCGCGACGCCAAAGAAGCCGCCAAGGCCGCCGAGGCCCTCAAGCTCTCGGCCCCCGACCTTCTGAGCCTGGGCATCGTGGATCGAATCATCCCCGAACCCAGCGGCGGAGCCCACCGAAATCCCGGCGCAACCCTGGCTAACATCAAGCAAGCCTTGACCACCACACTCGGTGAACTCTCGAGCCTAAACCCTGAAGAACTGTTCGAGGACCGCTACCGGCGGTTCAGGGGGCTGGGGCGCTACCAGACCTAG
- a CDS encoding polymer-forming cytoskeletal protein, whose protein sequence is MAVLGGGRKPNPTALTYLSEGSEIEGNLKTPGNTRIDGKVKGSVIVEGDLEVGSNAHIEGDQVKANNIIVHGQINAQVVALGKLHITKSARVEGDVRAMSLDVEAGAVFVGRSQTGEPRALPQNTRSGSS, encoded by the coding sequence ATGGCGGTGTTAGGCGGAGGACGTAAACCCAACCCAACTGCGCTCACTTACCTGAGCGAAGGCAGCGAAATCGAAGGCAACCTGAAGACCCCTGGAAACACGCGCATCGACGGCAAGGTCAAGGGTTCTGTAATTGTGGAGGGCGACCTCGAGGTAGGTAGCAACGCCCACATTGAAGGCGATCAGGTTAAAGCCAACAACATCATCGTGCATGGGCAGATCAACGCCCAGGTCGTTGCGCTCGGCAAGCTGCACATCACCAAAAGCGCCCGGGTGGAGGGCGATGTGCGGGCCATGTCGCTAGATGTAGAGGCCGGAGCGGTTTTTGTAGGGCGCAGCCAGACCGGTGAGCCCAGGGCGCTGCCCCAAAACACCCGGTCTGGCAGTAGCTGA
- a CDS encoding LptF/LptG family permease: MTHLDRYILREALPVFLFGLVLYVSFGLISNILPRAQWMGTAELGSILKWLALQVPYATVQAMPIAGLLAVMLAFGRLARENELLVMQAGGISVLRTARPFLLGGLLLSGFSLALSEWVVPWANRATAVVYWNELIPERTPQFNLVGRELTVGEYILRYDGFDPAKDEFQRVRLERWQDQTMTVILAQTARLQGQRIVLRDYRVFTLDFAQLPLPEFATLEAAQEGLQGVFRAQNIGQPGAELTVRLSRSREDLEAQYAGGGFEVPVALSEWWRKLQDPRTPPRELREAKAQWHATIALALANLMVLVLALPVAVRRATSPGTALGLALVLTIAYYVAFSTGKVMALSSPIPPEVGAWGANLLGLVVGLWMGKGVYR, encoded by the coding sequence ATGACCCATCTGGATCGTTACATTCTCCGCGAAGCCCTGCCGGTCTTTTTGTTCGGGCTGGTGCTCTATGTGAGCTTTGGGCTCATCAGCAACATCCTGCCCAGGGCGCAGTGGATGGGCACTGCCGAGCTCGGCAGCATTCTGAAGTGGCTGGCCTTGCAGGTGCCCTATGCCACCGTGCAGGCCATGCCCATCGCCGGGCTTCTGGCGGTGATGCTGGCTTTTGGCCGGCTGGCGCGGGAAAACGAGCTACTGGTGATGCAGGCTGGGGGCATCTCAGTGCTCCGCACGGCCCGGCCCTTTTTGCTGGGGGGCCTGCTCCTGAGCGGCTTCTCGCTGGCCCTCTCGGAATGGGTGGTGCCCTGGGCCAACCGGGCTACGGCGGTGGTGTACTGGAACGAGCTGATCCCCGAGCGCACCCCCCAGTTCAACCTGGTGGGGCGCGAGCTTACGGTGGGTGAGTACATCCTGCGCTACGATGGCTTCGACCCGGCCAAAGACGAATTCCAGCGGGTGCGCCTCGAGCGCTGGCAGGATCAGACCATGACCGTAATCCTGGCCCAGACCGCCCGCCTGCAGGGCCAGCGCATCGTGCTCAGGGATTACCGGGTCTTTACCCTGGATTTTGCCCAGCTTCCCCTGCCCGAGTTCGCCACCCTCGAGGCCGCTCAGGAGGGCTTGCAGGGCGTCTTCAGGGCGCAAAATATCGGCCAGCCAGGAGCCGAACTCACCGTGCGGCTCTCCCGCAGCCGCGAAGACCTGGAAGCCCAGTACGCCGGGGGTGGGTTTGAAGTGCCCGTAGCCCTCTCGGAGTGGTGGCGCAAGCTGCAAGACCCTCGCACCCCACCCCGTGAGTTGCGCGAGGCCAAGGCCCAGTGGCACGCCACCATCGCCCTGGCCCTGGCCAACCTGATGGTGCTGGTGCTGGCCCTGCCGGTAGCGGTGCGCCGGGCCACCAGCCCCGGTACGGCGCTGGGCCTGGCCCTGGTGCTCACCATTGCCTACTACGTGGCCTTTAGCACCGGCAAGGTGATGGCACTCTCGAGCCCGATTCCCCCCGAGGTGGGGGCCTGGGGGGCGAACCTGCTGGGCTTGGTGGTGGGCCTCTGGATGGGCAAGGGCGTCTATCGCTAG
- a CDS encoding phosphate/phosphite/phosphonate ABC transporter substrate-binding protein yields the protein MKRSLFLLLALLAFGLSVGLAQNPVKVRIGFNPTQNSDQLRPAAQAIADYLERRFQGAIEVEIFIPTEYRGLIEAMRGGNLDFAFFPPDGYVIANQDVGAQVLLKSVRGNSPYYWSAIVVRKDSGIKSVRDLEGKTIAWVDKNSAAGYVFPRAALVAEKLDPDKLFAKQTFAGRHDAAVLAVLNRSVDAAATFANDNRNKSGAWTQFLKPEEAAQLTAIFYSRPIPGDTFSVSKQFYAKYPTLSRGIAAALQGIKTPENKLLFNLYRIDYMIPAQDSDYDVVRQARKVAGQ from the coding sequence ATGAAACGCAGCCTGTTTCTTTTGTTGGCTTTACTGGCTTTTGGTCTTTCGGTGGGTCTGGCTCAGAACCCGGTCAAGGTACGCATTGGGTTCAACCCCACCCAAAACTCTGATCAGCTTCGCCCGGCGGCTCAGGCCATTGCCGATTACCTCGAGCGCCGCTTCCAGGGGGCTATCGAGGTGGAAATCTTCATCCCCACCGAGTACCGTGGCCTGATTGAGGCCATGCGCGGTGGCAACCTCGACTTTGCTTTCTTCCCACCCGACGGCTATGTGATTGCCAACCAGGATGTGGGCGCCCAGGTGCTCCTCAAGAGCGTGCGCGGCAACAGCCCTTACTACTGGTCGGCCATCGTGGTGCGCAAGGACTCGGGCATCAAGAGCGTGCGCGACCTCGAGGGCAAGACCATCGCCTGGGTAGACAAAAACTCCGCCGCCGGCTACGTGTTCCCGCGGGCCGCGCTGGTGGCCGAGAAGCTCGACCCCGACAAGCTTTTCGCCAAGCAAACCTTTGCCGGTCGGCACGATGCAGCGGTGCTGGCGGTGCTGAATAGGTCGGTGGATGCGGCGGCTACCTTTGCCAACGACAACCGCAACAAGAGCGGGGCCTGGACGCAGTTCCTCAAACCCGAGGAAGCCGCCCAGCTCACCGCTATTTTCTACTCCAGGCCCATCCCTGGCGATACCTTCTCGGTCTCCAAGCAGTTCTATGCCAAATACCCCACCCTTTCGCGCGGCATTGCGGCGGCCTTGCAGGGTATCAAAACCCCAGAAAACAAGTTGCTGTTCAACCTCTACCGCATCGACTACATGATCCCAGCTCAGGACTCCGACTACGATGTGGTGCGCCAGGCCCGCAAAGTGGCCGGGCAGTAG
- the phnE gene encoding phosphonate ABC transporter, permease protein PhnE translates to MTGMLLYTLLGLSLAVLMGVARGSMRRWVIGAGLASLVVFVAFPFSRARGFLSRDTIDPTLLALAPVFPLLLLIPLGVLAALVLARRGAAGWGGALGGVAVLVAAGSWYVQPAQLVRLQPVNGLMELLIAGVVAGSIALLSFSRPQQRIPILVVAALAGGLAFFWFHTPQGGGAYLPKSLGYYKLFFPTPPESQQAMIDSYNQALPELNAIRKELGQDELKPIQGLSDLQGAIPQQASSEGYRLVQPATTQYGAFGVFFLAGLMLGAGLVLLRNPALQEPDDFRAGILIALVATLLMPAFDATEFDLNKLVVGWPFLQQFADKAWPPLLADVAAERYPLQEVLSQIAVTVQMALVGTFLAAIFAMPISFLAARNVTSGTPLMRSVFYLTRLFLNVLRGVPTLIIALILVAAVGLGPFAGVMAIAIHSLTELGKLYSEAIENADKGPVEALESTGASGVNVVRWAILPQVLPLFVSYTVYNFEINFRSSLVLGLVGAGGIGYFINEKMASGQYDQMIVGVIAIVIVVNIIDFASSWLRSRLV, encoded by the coding sequence ATGACCGGAATGCTGCTTTATACCCTGCTCGGACTCTCGCTGGCGGTGCTGATGGGCGTGGCCCGGGGTTCCATGCGGCGCTGGGTGATAGGGGCCGGGCTGGCCTCGCTGGTGGTGTTTGTGGCCTTCCCCTTTAGCCGGGCCAGGGGCTTTTTGAGCCGCGATACCATAGACCCCACCTTACTGGCCCTGGCGCCGGTTTTTCCCCTGCTTTTGCTTATTCCCTTGGGTGTGCTTGCAGCGCTGGTGCTGGCCCGCCGGGGGGCTGCCGGATGGGGCGGGGCCCTCGGGGGCGTTGCGGTGCTGGTGGCTGCCGGGAGCTGGTACGTGCAGCCAGCCCAGTTGGTTCGCTTACAGCCGGTGAATGGCCTGATGGAGCTGCTAATTGCCGGGGTAGTGGCAGGCTCTATAGCCCTGCTCTCCTTTAGCCGACCCCAGCAGCGCATCCCCATTCTTGTTGTGGCGGCTTTGGCGGGGGGGCTGGCCTTCTTCTGGTTTCATACGCCGCAAGGGGGCGGGGCTTACCTGCCCAAGAGTCTGGGTTATTACAAACTCTTCTTCCCCACACCCCCAGAAAGCCAGCAGGCCATGATTGATTCCTACAACCAGGCCTTACCCGAACTAAACGCCATACGCAAGGAGCTGGGTCAGGACGAACTGAAGCCCATTCAAGGCTTATCCGACCTGCAAGGAGCCATCCCCCAACAGGCCTCGAGCGAGGGCTACCGGCTGGTGCAACCGGCCACCACCCAGTACGGCGCATTTGGGGTTTTCTTCCTGGCCGGGCTGATGCTGGGGGCTGGGCTGGTGCTGCTGCGAAACCCAGCCTTGCAAGAACCCGACGATTTCCGTGCAGGAATCCTGATTGCTTTGGTGGCGACCCTCTTGATGCCTGCCTTCGATGCCACCGAGTTCGACCTCAACAAGCTGGTGGTGGGTTGGCCCTTTTTGCAGCAGTTTGCCGATAAAGCCTGGCCGCCCCTGCTGGCCGATGTCGCTGCGGAGCGTTACCCGCTGCAGGAGGTGCTGAGCCAGATTGCCGTAACGGTGCAGATGGCCCTGGTGGGCACCTTCCTGGCTGCGATCTTTGCTATGCCCATCTCGTTTCTGGCGGCCCGCAACGTGACCTCGGGCACACCTTTGATGCGCTCGGTGTTCTATCTGACCCGCCTGTTCCTTAACGTCTTGCGCGGGGTGCCCACCCTGATTATCGCCCTCATTTTGGTGGCGGCGGTGGGGCTGGGGCCTTTTGCCGGGGTGATGGCTATTGCCATTCACTCCCTGACCGAGCTGGGCAAGCTCTACTCGGAGGCCATTGAAAACGCCGACAAAGGGCCGGTAGAGGCCCTTGAATCCACCGGTGCCTCCGGCGTGAACGTGGTGCGCTGGGCCATTTTGCCCCAGGTGTTGCCGCTTTTTGTGTCGTACACGGTGTATAACTTCGAAATCAACTTCCGCTCCTCGCTGGTGCTGGGCCTGGTAGGGGCGGGCGGTATCGGCTACTTCATCAACGAGAAGATGGCCTCGGGGCAGTACGACCAGATGATTGTGGGTGTTATTGCAATCGTGATTGTGGTGAATATCATCGATTTTGCTTCCTCGTGGCTGCGCAGCCGGCTGGTGTGA
- a CDS encoding N-acetylmuramoyl-L-alanine amidase: MRLLAFVIVWLAPVLAFPRLGLHEGYTRLVFDLEARTQYQLAQSPDTLTLRFSGIGAGAADVDVSSPQVASYQVVVVGNGATVFVRLKPNVEVKTVVLDDGNRRRLVVDVLTAAPKPSPPAQARPLPPKPRPQPKVVVLDPGHGGLDPGAVGFVVEKEVTLDLALRLRQLLQKEGIEVILTRSGDTHLSPDKATDLGLRAEMANSRRNLFVSIHVNSAPNPAQGIETYYFGSTLDQSLLAQVIRENGGGELGKRLTREAQSVGERLVRDLIAQSNLKFSRQLAHYVQGALLQATGAADRGVRQAPFYVIRNARIPAILVEVGFANHPVEGRRLQTSEYRQTLALAMARGILRFLNNGE; this comes from the coding sequence ATGCGGCTTTTGGCCTTCGTCATCGTATGGCTGGCCCCGGTGCTGGCGTTTCCACGCCTGGGTTTGCACGAAGGCTACACCCGGCTGGTCTTCGACCTCGAGGCCCGAACCCAGTACCAGCTTGCCCAATCCCCCGACACCCTTACCCTGCGCTTCAGTGGTATTGGTGCCGGGGCCGCCGACGTGGATGTAAGCTCGCCCCAGGTAGCCTCGTACCAGGTGGTGGTGGTCGGCAACGGCGCCACGGTGTTCGTGCGCCTGAAGCCAAACGTCGAGGTTAAGACCGTGGTTCTGGACGATGGGAACCGGCGGCGCCTGGTGGTGGATGTGCTCACCGCGGCCCCGAAGCCCAGCCCTCCGGCCCAGGCCCGGCCCCTCCCCCCCAAGCCCCGCCCCCAGCCCAAGGTGGTGGTGCTGGATCCCGGCCACGGCGGCCTCGACCCCGGCGCGGTAGGGTTTGTGGTGGAAAAAGAGGTGACGCTCGACCTGGCCCTGCGCCTGCGCCAACTGCTGCAAAAAGAGGGCATCGAGGTCATCCTGACCCGCAGCGGCGATACCCACCTTTCCCCCGACAAAGCCACCGACCTGGGCCTGCGGGCCGAGATGGCCAACTCCAGGCGCAACCTGTTTGTCTCCATCCACGTCAACAGCGCGCCCAACCCGGCTCAGGGCATCGAGACCTACTACTTCGGCAGCACCCTAGACCAGAGCCTGCTGGCCCAGGTGATCCGCGAGAACGGTGGGGGCGAGTTGGGAAAGCGACTGACCCGCGAGGCCCAGAGTGTGGGGGAGCGCCTGGTGCGCGACCTGATCGCCCAGTCCAACCTCAAGTTCTCGCGGCAACTGGCCCACTATGTGCAGGGGGCGCTGTTGCAGGCCACCGGCGCAGCCGACCGAGGGGTGCGCCAGGCGCCCTTTTACGTGATTCGCAACGCTCGCATCCCGGCCATCCTGGTCGAGGTGGGCTTCGCCAACCACCCCGTCGAGGGCCGCCGCCTCCAGACCAGCGAGTACCGCCAGACCCTGGCCCTGGCCATGGCTCGAGGCATCCTGCGCTTTCTAAACAACGGGGAGTAG
- a CDS encoding peptidoglycan DD-metalloendopeptidase family protein, protein MAKTPHPLTSSVTLTVPLWMVAVLPVLLIALVLLGWSQSAGNRNQLAQLEAQARKLSLELEAEKSRNEAYSIEAVQLQQSLKVLESEINRLRARAGLPKVRLVPEPVQPTRVPGPASPTTPPKPENPPRGAGEPIELGNLLLSLRSQVGNFAAELEATAVALHNPLPPDPRPGRVVRRLPTRVPQTPLPDSAQLIPAGLPLLAETRLTSTFGYRSNPFGGGAYEFHNGVDFAAPEGTPVYATAAGTVSEMGWNPIFGLLILIDHGNGLHTLYGHLSSTYVEKGQQVEQGRLIGAVGSTGRSTGPHLHYTVYRYGVAVDPLPYVGYAAAR, encoded by the coding sequence ATGGCGAAAACGCCCCACCCCCTCACCTCGAGCGTTACCCTCACCGTACCGCTTTGGATGGTGGCCGTTTTGCCGGTACTGTTGATTGCGCTGGTGCTGCTGGGGTGGAGCCAAAGCGCAGGCAACCGCAACCAGTTAGCCCAGCTCGAGGCCCAGGCCCGCAAGCTTAGCCTGGAACTCGAGGCCGAAAAAAGCCGCAACGAGGCCTACAGTATCGAGGCTGTGCAGTTACAGCAGAGCCTCAAAGTGCTGGAGTCTGAGATTAATCGTCTGCGCGCCAGGGCCGGCCTGCCCAAGGTTCGCCTGGTACCCGAACCTGTTCAGCCCACACGGGTACCAGGCCCGGCTTCGCCGACCACCCCTCCCAAACCCGAGAATCCGCCGAGGGGCGCTGGCGAGCCCATCGAGCTGGGCAACCTGCTGCTCAGTTTGCGCTCGCAAGTGGGGAATTTTGCGGCGGAACTCGAGGCCACAGCTGTTGCCCTCCATAACCCCCTCCCACCCGATCCCCGCCCTGGCCGTGTTGTGCGGCGACTCCCAACCCGCGTACCCCAGACCCCCCTTCCCGACTCTGCGCAGTTAATCCCCGCAGGCTTGCCCCTGCTGGCCGAAACCCGCCTCACCTCTACCTTTGGCTACCGTTCCAACCCTTTTGGAGGCGGCGCATACGAATTCCACAACGGCGTAGATTTTGCCGCACCCGAGGGCACGCCAGTCTATGCCACCGCTGCCGGAACCGTGAGCGAGATGGGCTGGAACCCCATCTTTGGCCTGTTGATCCTGATTGACCACGGCAACGGCCTGCACACCCTGTACGGGCATCTATCATCCACGTATGTAGAGAAGGGTCAGCAAGTCGAGCAAGGCCGCTTGATTGGGGCGGTGGGTTCAACCGGGCGCTCCACCGGCCCGCACCTGCACTACACCGTATACCGGTATGGGGTGGCTGTGGATCCACTCCCCTATGTGGGTTATGCCGCGGCTCGCTAA
- a CDS encoding DegT/DnrJ/EryC1/StrS aminotransferase family protein, producing the protein MIPVLDLKREYLELKAEIDAAVGRVLASGGFVGGPEVAALEAELSDYLKVPYVITCGSGTDALVIALRAMGLGPGDEVITTPFTFIATLEAIQHVGARPVLVDIDPHNFNLNPALLEAALTPRTRAILPVHLYGQVAPMGEILEFARKHGLQVLEDAAQAIGARYCAPGCKHPRGHACDCPHPQAGTLGDAGAFSLYPTKNLGAYGDGGFIATHHPHIAEEARLLAVHGSKERYHHVRPAGYTSRLDALQTAVLRVKLPYLETWNARRRQIAQIYNEHLKNHLQTPCEMPYALHVYHQYTVRHPERDRLAAHLKQQGIGSSVHYPLPAHLQPAYRDLAPKGSLPAAEAAAREVLCLPMHPFLEEAQLEAVIRAVQSYA; encoded by the coding sequence ATGATTCCCGTTCTTGACCTAAAGCGCGAGTACCTCGAATTGAAAGCCGAGATTGACGCCGCCGTAGGGCGCGTGCTGGCTTCCGGCGGGTTTGTGGGCGGCCCCGAGGTTGCAGCCCTGGAAGCCGAACTTTCCGATTATCTGAAAGTGCCCTATGTGATCACTTGCGGCTCCGGAACCGATGCCCTCGTCATCGCCCTGCGGGCCATGGGCTTGGGGCCGGGGGATGAGGTCATCACCACGCCTTTCACCTTTATCGCCACCCTCGAGGCCATCCAGCACGTGGGGGCCCGGCCCGTGTTGGTGGACATTGACCCGCACAACTTCAACCTTAATCCGGCCCTGCTCGAGGCCGCCCTTACCCCGCGCACCAGGGCCATCCTGCCGGTTCATCTATACGGCCAGGTGGCCCCCATGGGCGAAATACTGGAGTTCGCGCGAAAACACGGTTTGCAGGTGCTGGAGGACGCAGCCCAGGCCATCGGGGCGCGCTACTGTGCCCCTGGCTGCAAGCATCCGCGCGGGCACGCCTGCGACTGCCCGCATCCTCAGGCCGGCACATTGGGCGATGCGGGGGCTTTTAGCCTTTACCCCACCAAAAACCTAGGTGCATATGGCGACGGAGGCTTTATCGCCACCCATCACCCGCACATCGCCGAGGAGGCCCGCCTCCTGGCCGTACATGGCTCCAAGGAGCGCTACCACCATGTGCGCCCGGCGGGCTACACCTCGAGGCTCGATGCGCTCCAGACTGCCGTTCTGCGGGTCAAGCTCCCCTACCTGGAAACCTGGAACGCCCGCCGCCGCCAGATCGCCCAGATCTACAACGAGCACCTCAAAAACCACCTCCAGACCCCCTGTGAGATGCCCTATGCGCTGCACGTCTACCACCAGTACACGGTGCGCCACCCCGAACGCGACCGGCTGGCCGCCCACCTGAAGCAGCAGGGCATCGGCAGCAGCGTGCACTACCCACTGCCAGCCCACCTCCAGCCGGCCTACCGCGACCTGGCCCCAAAAGGCTCCCTTCCAGCCGCCGAAGCCGCCGCCCGCGAGGTGCTCTGCCTGCCCATGCACCCCTTTCTGGAAGAGGCCCAGCTCGAGGCGGTCATCCGGGCCGTGCAAAGTTACGCCTAG